One genomic window of Terriglobia bacterium includes the following:
- a CDS encoding TonB-dependent receptor, with amino-acid sequence MTCLYRAGFALAIAFTAVFTFAAGAASIHGTVRDPLGAVVPQAQVELFRDGVHVATVATDAQGNYRFTSIAPGRYQVRAQAPNFAAQTSDSFYAGSGAATADLTLKIGAVAQQIVVSATGTRVPESQVGAPVNVITAGQFENKLETLEPLRQVPGVQVLQSGQRGVSTSLFIRGGNSTANKILLDGVPASEIGGTVDFGNVFTTGIDQIEVLRGPNSVLYGADALAGVVNLTTRRGTTRLPQISYAFSAGNFGSLNHDGSVGGTFKQFDYFGEFSRFDTRNSEPNATFHNATFAGNAGWTPNASNDLRLTVRRVAATTGVPNAIEFFGIPDDSFQSQHNTYISATYQNRTTENWHNLVRYGAVRVNSEFVNPSPSGTFDPISGNFLGNTLTIRGANGFSTTGQAILDFAGPYPQQFFIPTNRDFVDVQSDYAFSHKLTALFGFRYDNERAGTLQRGNFSYTGEVHGSLWNRLYGTLGVGLENNAVFGTAATPRASLAYYLVRPRATGRWNGTRLKANYGQGIKEPDGFSQNFSLFALLSQLPGGDQLISQFHIRPIGPERARSFDLGLDQFAWNSRARLSAIFFYNRFTDQIEDVSGSGLLQLGVPQAVVNQAPLGATVNSEATRAFGAETELELDLGRGLTARAAYTYLDAVVQRSFSSDELFPSFNPAFPTIPIGAFSPLVGNRPFNRAPHTASFVLGYTRHKYTLTLSGNIVTRRDGSTFLFDPNFGATMLLPNHNLAPGYHRIDFSGTYRASRRLEFFSGVENLASQHYDGIVGFPALPLNFRVGVKVTVGGEGWK; translated from the coding sequence ATGACGTGTCTCTATCGTGCCGGCTTTGCGCTGGCGATTGCCTTCACCGCAGTTTTCACTTTTGCCGCCGGCGCTGCAAGCATTCACGGAACGGTGCGCGACCCTCTGGGCGCCGTGGTCCCGCAGGCCCAGGTGGAACTTTTTCGCGACGGCGTGCACGTGGCCACGGTGGCCACCGATGCGCAAGGCAATTATCGTTTCACCTCCATCGCCCCGGGACGTTACCAGGTGCGCGCGCAGGCGCCCAACTTCGCCGCGCAGACCAGCGACTCGTTCTACGCCGGCAGCGGCGCGGCCACGGCTGATCTCACGCTGAAGATCGGGGCCGTGGCGCAGCAGATTGTGGTCTCCGCCACCGGCACGCGCGTGCCGGAGTCGCAAGTAGGCGCGCCCGTGAACGTGATTACCGCCGGCCAATTTGAAAACAAATTGGAGACCCTGGAGCCGCTGCGCCAGGTCCCCGGCGTGCAAGTGCTGCAAAGCGGACAGCGGGGTGTGAGCACATCGCTGTTCATTCGCGGCGGCAACAGCACAGCCAACAAAATCCTGCTGGACGGCGTCCCGGCCAGCGAGATTGGCGGCACCGTGGATTTTGGCAACGTCTTCACCACCGGCATTGACCAGATAGAAGTTCTGCGCGGACCCAACAGCGTCCTCTACGGCGCCGACGCGCTGGCCGGCGTCGTGAACCTGACCACGCGCCGCGGGACCACGCGCCTGCCGCAAATCAGTTACGCGTTTAGCGCCGGTAACTTCGGGTCGCTGAATCATGACGGCTCGGTTGGCGGCACCTTCAAACAGTTTGATTATTTTGGCGAGTTCTCGCGTTTTGATACCCGCAACAGCGAGCCCAACGCCACCTTTCACAACGCCACCTTCGCCGGCAACGCCGGTTGGACGCCAAACGCGTCCAACGATCTGCGGCTGACGGTGCGCCGCGTGGCCGCCACCACCGGCGTGCCCAACGCGATTGAGTTCTTCGGCATTCCTGACGACTCTTTCCAGTCGCAACACAACACCTACATCAGCGCCACGTATCAGAATCGCACTACCGAGAACTGGCACAACCTGGTGCGCTACGGCGCGGTGCGCGTGAATTCAGAGTTCGTGAACCCGTCGCCGAGCGGAACGTTTGATCCCATCTCCGGCAACTTCCTGGGAAACACTTTGACCATCCGCGGCGCCAACGGCTTCAGCACCACGGGGCAGGCGATCCTGGACTTCGCCGGGCCGTACCCGCAGCAATTCTTCATCCCCACCAATCGCGACTTTGTTGACGTGCAGTCCGACTACGCGTTCAGCCACAAGCTGACCGCACTGTTTGGCTTCCGCTATGACAACGAGCGCGCCGGCACGCTGCAGCGCGGCAACTTCAGTTACACCGGAGAAGTCCACGGCAGCTTGTGGAACCGTTTGTACGGCACGCTGGGCGTGGGCCTGGAGAACAACGCGGTGTTCGGCACGGCGGCCACGCCGCGGGCGTCGCTGGCGTATTACCTGGTGCGTCCGCGGGCGACGGGCCGGTGGAACGGCACGCGGCTCAAAGCCAACTATGGCCAGGGCATCAAAGAACCGGACGGCTTTTCCCAGAACTTCTCGTTGTTCGCGCTGCTTTCGCAACTGCCCGGCGGCGACCAACTCATTTCGCAGTTCCACATCCGGCCGATTGGTCCGGAACGCGCGCGAAGTTTTGATTTGGGGCTGGACCAGTTTGCCTGGAACAGCCGGGCGCGGCTGAGCGCGATTTTTTTCTACAACCGCTTTACCGACCAGATTGAAGACGTAAGCGGCAGCGGGCTGCTGCAATTGGGCGTTCCGCAAGCGGTGGTGAACCAAGCGCCGCTGGGCGCCACCGTAAACTCTGAAGCCACGCGCGCCTTTGGCGCGGAGACCGAACTGGAGCTGGACCTGGGCCGCGGCCTGACCGCGCGCGCCGCCTACACCTATCTGGACGCCGTGGTGCAGCGGTCGTTTTCCAGCGACGAACTGTTCCCCTCGTTCAACCCGGCGTTTCCCACGATTCCGATTGGAGCATTTTCGCCGCTGGTGGGGAACCGTCCGTTCAACCGCGCGCCCCATACTGCCAGTTTTGTTCTGGGCTACACGCGGCATAAGTACACGCTCACGCTCAGCGGCAACATTGTGACCCGCCGCGACGGCAGCACCTTTCTCTTCGACCCCAACTTCGGCGCCACCATGCTGCTGCCCAACCACAACCTTGCTCCGGGCTACCACCGTATTGACTTCAGCGGGACGTATCGCGCGAGCCGCCGGCTGGAGTTTTTCTCCGGCGTGGAAAACCTGGCGAGCCAGCACTACGACGGCATCGTCGGTTTCCCGGCGCTGCCGCTCAACTTCCGCGTGGGAGTGAAGGTGACCGTGGGTGGGGAGGGGTGGAAGTGA
- a CDS encoding BrnT family toxin yields the protein MTKPSVSFETAAGVFDDQNALSIQDSFSGERWKTLGLVRGALLLVVDHAVHEENGQKVVRINSARRATLQERRFYEQRRK from the coding sequence ATGACCAAACCTAGCGTGAGTTTCGAAACTGCCGCCGGCGTCTTCGATGACCAGAACGCACTCAGCATCCAAGATAGTTTCAGTGGGGAACGCTGGAAGACACTGGGACTCGTTCGTGGAGCCCTATTGCTGGTGGTCGACCATGCGGTGCATGAGGAAAACGGACAGAAGGTCGTTCGGATTAATTCGGCCCGCAGAGCAACGCTGCAGGAAAGGAGGTTCTATGAGCAACGTCGCAAATGA
- a CDS encoding sigma-70 family RNA polymerase sigma factor, with protein MSNVANEKLLREVTFLVALNEAEADIDTSEIPEIEDWSGASVGKFYRASVKKPSRREFLSGLKRFFGLSESRRNDQLRVTAQGDSPGKEELLSGVLATGGMYSRMSEPQLVTECALGVTEEAWSEFVRRFNPLIAGVIEKEARRFGKASPTLIDDLVQDVYLRLCANEFRALRQLNVLNEHLLFGFLKRIASMVTVDHFRRSVAARGATRPLEQLGAAEPIGRSGVFERERNILLEKVDRYLKTLSHESNFQRDYEIFWLYYRKGLTAKEISMQPTVKLTTKGVESVLLILTRRIASALKEKIGERS; from the coding sequence ATGAGCAACGTCGCAAATGAGAAGTTACTGCGAGAAGTCACCTTTCTTGTTGCACTGAATGAAGCTGAAGCCGACATCGATACGTCGGAGATCCCCGAAATTGAGGACTGGAGCGGTGCGAGTGTAGGAAAATTTTATCGCGCTTCAGTCAAGAAGCCTTCACGGAGGGAATTCCTATCTGGATTGAAGCGATTCTTTGGGTTGTCTGAATCGCGCCGGAATGATCAATTAAGGGTAACCGCTCAGGGTGACAGCCCAGGCAAAGAGGAACTGCTCAGCGGAGTTCTTGCCACTGGAGGGATGTATTCTCGGATGAGCGAACCTCAATTGGTCACAGAATGCGCGTTAGGAGTTACTGAAGAGGCGTGGTCAGAGTTCGTGCGCCGCTTTAACCCACTAATTGCCGGCGTGATTGAAAAAGAGGCGCGCCGTTTCGGGAAGGCGTCGCCCACGCTCATCGATGACCTGGTGCAGGATGTCTATCTCAGGCTTTGCGCAAACGAGTTCCGCGCATTGAGACAACTCAACGTGCTGAATGAACATTTATTATTTGGCTTTCTCAAGCGCATAGCCTCAATGGTAACAGTGGATCATTTTCGTCGATCTGTGGCGGCAAGAGGGGCGACTAGGCCGCTGGAACAACTGGGAGCTGCGGAACCAATTGGGAGGTCTGGTGTATTTGAAAGGGAGAGGAATATTCTGCTTGAAAAAGTAGACCGGTATTTAAAGACACTTTCGCACGAGAGTAACTTTCAACGGGATTACGAAATCTTCTGGTTATATTACCGGAAAGGGCTCACAGCCAAAGAGATCTCCATGCAGCCAACCGTGAAATTGACGACAAAGGGTGTTGAAAGCGTCTTGTTAATACTCACGAGGCGGATCGCCTCTGCCCTGAAGGAGAAAATTGGGGAACGTTCTTAG
- the rapZ gene encoding RNase adapter RapZ, producing the protein MSGSGKASVLKAFEDLGYYCVDNLPIGLIPRFADLAKQSSEIEKAALVTDIREGEQLKKLPDIIRSLKRQVNTTVLFLEASDEALLRRFSETRRPHPLGKESTVKAALSQERRMLQPIRAMADMVVDSSRFNVHELRSHITSKFAAGSTDKDILVSIVSFGYKAGVPNDSDLLFDVRFLPNPHFVPEFRPLTGRHPQVAKYIRSFPQTREFIERISELLIYLIPHYVREGKSYLTIGFGCTGGQHRSVMIAEDVKKRLAKAGYRVKVVHRDAPK; encoded by the coding sequence ATGTCGGGTTCCGGCAAAGCGTCTGTGCTCAAAGCGTTTGAAGATCTGGGTTACTACTGCGTGGACAACCTGCCCATCGGATTGATCCCGCGCTTCGCTGACCTGGCGAAACAGTCCTCTGAAATCGAAAAAGCCGCGCTGGTCACGGACATCCGCGAAGGCGAGCAGCTAAAGAAATTGCCGGACATCATTCGTTCCCTCAAACGCCAGGTCAACACCACGGTGCTGTTTCTGGAGGCGTCCGACGAAGCGCTCTTGCGCCGCTTCAGTGAGACGCGGCGCCCGCATCCGCTGGGAAAGGAATCCACGGTGAAGGCCGCGCTCAGCCAGGAGCGCCGCATGCTGCAGCCCATCCGCGCCATGGCGGACATGGTGGTGGACAGCTCGCGCTTCAACGTCCACGAGCTGCGCTCGCACATCACTTCAAAGTTCGCCGCCGGCAGCACGGACAAGGACATTCTTGTCTCCATTGTCAGCTTCGGATACAAAGCCGGCGTGCCCAACGATTCTGATCTGCTCTTTGATGTGCGCTTCCTGCCCAACCCGCATTTTGTTCCGGAATTTCGTCCGTTGACGGGACGCCATCCGCAAGTGGCCAAGTACATCCGTTCCTTTCCCCAGACGCGCGAGTTCATCGAACGCATTTCTGAGCTGCTGATCTACCTGATTCCGCATTACGTGCGCGAAGGCAAGAGCTACTTGACCATCGGCTTTGGCTGCACCGGCGGCCAGCACCGCTCGGTGATGATCGCCGAAGACGTGAAGAAACGCCTGGCCAAAGCGGGATACCGCGTGAAGGTTGTCCATCGTGATGCGCCCAAGTGA